ACGAAGTCGGGGTTGCGCGAATGCGGCGAGAGAAAGGCGCGGGTCCCGGGAAGGGGGACCGGTTCGCCGCCATTCGATCCGGCGAGTTCACGCACCCGCTCCCAGAGCCGGTCGCAGGCTACCGCCGCATGGGGGCACGACCGGCAGTAGCGGTTTGTCGGGGGCGTGCCGTCGCCGACATAGCAGCGGCAGAAGTTTGGGTCCATGGGAGATGATGTGTCGGGGAGGGGATGAAGGAACCGATCCCCGCCCTTCAGCGTTTTTCGCCGCAGATCACCAGCCCGTAGGGGTGGGCGATCACCTTGCTCCCCTTCAGAGGGGAACGTTCGATGAGGTCCAGGATCTCCTCCTCCGTATAGGCCGCCCGCACCGAGGACTCAAAACCGGGCCTGATGGCCGGGGGCTCGCAGGAGTCGTACATCTGCCGGTAGATCTCAGGCGAGAGGTCGCGGCGGAGATCGGTGATGCAGAACCGTCCGCCCGGCCTGAGCACCCGGTGGATCTCGTCGAAGACCCTTCCCGGCGACTCCCATTCGTGGAGGGAGCCGTTCGAGAAGACCGCATCGAAGGCGTCGTCCTCAAACGGCATGGCGAGGGCGGTGCCCTCCCGGTACCTGGCCCGCTCGGAAAGCCCGTAGCCGGCGGCGTTCTGTTCTGCAACGGCGATCATGGCCGGGCTGATCTCGAGCCCGACCAGCCGCGTGCCGTTGGTCGCCTTCAGCCACTCGAGCCCGAGCAGGCCGGGGCCGGGGCCGATCTCGAGGGCCGTGCCCGACCGGATCCCTGTTTCCTGGAGCGTGGCCACGGGCAGGTGCCCGGCGTCCCGCAGGTTTTTCTGCATCTGTTCATAGACGGCAACGGTCGTCCTGTCCTGGATGCCGTCGTCGGTCTCCGGTATTCTCTGTTCAAACATCTGGTTCACCTGATCGCTCTGTTCTTTATGGTAGCGCCGGTCGGCCACCTCCTCGAGCCGCAGCAGCCTGCCCTCCCGCTCGACGGTCATCGGCACGTGCAGCCGCTCCCGCGATCTCTTCAGGTCCCGGAGCACGCTCGAAAACGACGCCTCGTCGTGGACGCCGGTGAACTGTGCACAGAGGCGGGCGAACTCCTGCCCCTCCTCGGGTGTCAGCCGCCCCATCCCCTCCTCGAGGTAGGCGAAGAGGCGCCCCTCTATTGCAAGGATCCACTCCTCCCCCTTCCGGGTGGGGAGGATGCGGTAGGAGCGCCGGTCGTCCGGGTCCCTGGCCCTGCGGACGTACCCCTCCCTCTCGAGGTGGTCGATGTGGCCGGTGGCGGTGCTCCGGGAGACGCCGAGCATGCCGGCGACATCGCCCATGCAGATCCTGGAGAAGTAGGCGGAGTAGAGGATCTCTGTTGCCGCAGGGGAGAGCGGGCTCTTCCGGCCCCGGTCGACCTCCCGGAGCATGTTCATGGCGATCTGCACCATCCCGAGCGAGAGGCGGATGTGTGCGATGGCGGGCATACCCATGGCCATCCAATGATATCGGGGCGGCAATAAATATTACGGATATCCGTAGTATTCGGGCCCTCCGGGGGGCGGCATGGAATGCCTCTCCTCCCCTCCCTTCCCTCCCGCCGGCATCTCCATCGCCTCCTCCCGGGGAGGGCATGTGTGCGCAACGCTGCCCCCCGGCATTCAGTGAGATTGGCCATCAGGGGGAGATGCACGGATTTTTGAAAATGCGGCCGTGTTGCCCGTTTTTCCCCCTGAAATGCGGCCGGAATGCGGTTGGTCGGGGGGATCAGGAGGGGGGTCAAGTGCCTGCATGTCTTCTGGCACTGTTGCACCCGGATTGCACCCGGATTGCACCGGGATGGCACCGGAAAGGTGCAAAAACCGGGGAGCGAGGAGGGAGGGTGGATCGTATATTCTGGAGAGAGGAGAGAGATTTCTCTCTCTCATCATAGTAATATGCACCAAAAAGGGGAGGCACACAGCGCACCCGGTCCAGGGGGGTATGGGTGTGTGTGTGTGCGATCGGTGTTCAGGTGCACATGCCGGGGACAATGGGGGTGAATGGGCCGGGATGTGAGATCAAGGGCGGGATATCGCCCTGATTGGAGGCACTTTGAGAGTGCAGGGGGGTGCGAAACGGTGCGGGGGTGCAAAGGTGGGAGGGGGGGTGGGGGGTGAACCCGTATGTGGTGGTTTGTTTGGGTTTTGCCGGGCGTGAGGCGGAGGTGGGGGTGAGGAATGGGGGGAGGGATGCTGCAGGGTAGGTGTTCAGGCAAGAGGAACCAGGTCGGGACCAAGATCAGGAGAGTGTCGAGTCTTTGCGTGCGGCATGACGGAAACGTCTATGGTCGAAATCCTGGCGGCTGCCGGCAAGACAAACCGCACGAAGTCTAGGGAATAGGTCATCACAAACCCCTCGATACCGGGCCTGTCGAGATGACCATCGCCGTAAAGCCGAGAAGCGGGATAACAGAGGCACAGGGCAATGGCACGGGGAAGCGTGCCGGGTCTGATGAGAAGGAGAGGAGAGGAGAGGATACTCTCTAGATGAGGTCTGTTCGGGGATGGAATTGGTGAGGAATGGGGAGTGATTCCTGGATTTCACCGCACCCATTGTTGCCCTGTCTGATGGTCCAGCCCGTCATGATATCGCCATTTGAAGGTGACTAATCATGAAAAAGACGAGCTAATAAATTCTGATGGAGAATAAAGCGAAGAATCGAGGACTATTCGTGACAAATTCCAGATTAGGGAGCACTCGATAAACGAAGAACAATTCAAGACGTTTAACGATCTCTATGAGCACTACAGATGGGAGTTTAAAAATGTTTGAACCGCAGCGTGCATCCTTGGGTTGTTCCTCCAGTATTATGTCGTGTATCATCTTTTGGGGAGCCTGAATCTCTTCTCCTGCTCAGGTCTTAAATCACTTCATACTCTGTGGTCTTAGCATTTCCCTCTGAAAATTCATTTTTGAAGTAATAACTGCCTCGGTATCAAATCGTAAGGATTATGGGGAGATATAAGGATGCTAACACAGTGAAATCCCATGTATCATGCCCATTCTACGGATGACTCGGATAAGAATAACTGGCAATTTCTGAAAGTTCATCTGGAAAATGTAGCGAATATTTCCTCCAGATTTGCTCTTGACTTCAATGCGGAGCGATTAGGATATGTCGGGGGATTGTTGCATGATATCGGGAAGTATTCTCCCGAATTTCAGAGGCGTCTCAGTGGCGCCAATATCAGGGTTGATCATTCTACTGCAGGGGCAAAAGAGTCTGGAACATTCTATGGTGGTTTTCAAGGCCGTATCCTGGAATATATCATAACCGGACACCACGGTGGCCTTCTCAATTATGGGAGTGCTGAGTCTGGACTCCTGGAGCGTCTCTCAAAACCTGATTTGCCGGACTACTCGGCATACAAAAATGAAATTTCAATCCCGGATCTGAAGGATATACGTCCCTGTCTTACACCAATCAATAAACGAATGGGTTTTTCGATTTCGTTTTACATCCGCATGCTCTTTTCATGTCTCGTTGATGCGGATTTTCTCGACACGGAAGGATTCATGTCCCCTGATAAATCCTCTCTCAGGGGGCAATATGAGTCATTCGACACGCTTTCCAGAAAATTCGATGACCACATGGACGCAATGCTTTCAACCGCCGAAGATAATCCGATAAATAGATATCGAAGACAAATCTATGAACAATGCAAAGAAAAAGCCGAATTGCCGCCGCAAATGTTCTCCCTGACCGTCCCGACAGGAGGAGGAAAAACCCTCTCTTCAATGGCATTTGCTCTCGCCCATCTGAAAAAACACAATCTGAATAGAATTTTCTATGTAATCCCCTATACGAGCATCATTGAACAAAATGCCGATGTATTCCGAAAAATCTTTGGAAATCAAAATGTCCTCGAACACCACAGCAACTACGATCCTAAGAACGAAACCTCCGAAAACACTGATCTTGTTGCGGATAAACTAAAACTATCTTCAGAGAACTGGGACATTCCGATTGTCGTCACAACCAATGTTCAATTTTTTGAATCTCTCTTTTCCAACCGTGTATCCAGATGTCGCAAGTTGCATAACCTCTCCAGGAGTGTGATTATCCTCGATGAAGCCCAGATGTTGCCTACGGGTTTTTTGAAGCCGTGCCTTGCTGCACTCTCCGAGCTGGTGGTCAATTACGGATCGACGGTCGTTATCTGCACGGCGACTCAGCCAAATCTCAATGGACTTCTGGACGAGCGTGTCAGGCCAGTGGAGATTATGCACTCCCCACAGGAGTTGTACAAAGTATTCAGGCGAGTTCATGTTACCGATCTCGGCGACCTGGATGATGCTGATCTTTCAGCCAGATTAATGGCGCACAACCAGGTTCTGTGTATCGTAAACACCAGGAAACACGCACAAAAACTCTTCGAACAGATCGCTGAATCCGGAAACTGCTATCACCTGAGTGCGCGAATGTGTCCGGTCCACCGGAGAAAGCAGTTGAAAGAGATCAAAGAGCTTCTGAGAACCGGCGCGGAGTGCCGTGTCATCTCCACCCAACTGATCGAGGCTGGCGTTGACATCGACTTTCCGACCGTATACCGGGCGATGGCTGGTGTTGACTCTGTCTGTCAGGCTGGAGGAAGATGCAACCGTGAAGGAAAAATGGACTTCGGAGAGGTGTTCGTTTTTCGATCAACTGAAGAGTATGGCAGGGCGACACACTGGCAGAACCGCGTTGCCGAAATAGGCAGGATGATCTTTGATGAATCTGATGATCCCCTGTCGCTGCCTGCCGTGGATCGATATTTCGAGAAACTGTATTCCTATGAGGACGATGGGCTGGATAATAAGAGAATATTGCTGTCTTTTGAAGAGAGACTGAAAAGTATTGCGTTTCCCTTTGAGGATGTGGCAGGTCGGTTCAACCTTATCGAGGATAATACGCGAGACGTCATTATCCCGTACGATGAAAATGCCAGGTCCATTATTAAAGACATCGAGCGCGCTGGATTTCCCGGGAGATATGTTCGAAGTTTGCAGGGGTATACGGTGAGCATTTATCTTGAAGAGTTCAGGCACCTAGAAAAAACCAATGCGATCTCCTCTATCGGTGATAGATTTTTTGTATTGAGGGGCGGAGAGGATTTTTATTCTGAAAATATTGGTCTTTTAAACCGAAAATATAATCTTGATGAAAATTCATTATTCATTATTTAAGGAGGTGATTGCAATCGGATTTGGAATTAAATTGAAAGTATGGGGAGATTATGCCTGCTTCACGCGACCAGAGATGAAAGTTGAGCGCGTCAGTTATGATGTCATAACTCCCTCAGCAGCCCGAGGGATTCTTGAAGCGATTTACTGGAAGCCTGCAATTTCCTGGAAGATTGACAAAATCCACGTCCTGAACCCGATCAGATTTGACAATATCCGCAGGAATGAGAGGCCTGGAAAAATATCAACAGGTAAAGTGAAAACGGCTTTCAAGGGAGGCGATGCTGCCCTCTATCAGGACTCCACCGAGGATACGGTGCAAAGAGCCTCTCTTGTCCTCCGTGATGTCTGTTATGCTATCGAGGCGCATTTTGAGATGACAGACCGTGCAGGGCCTGAAGACACCGCCGAAAAGCATTACAATGTTGCCCTTCGGCGAATGAGAAAAGGCCAGTGCTTCCATCACCCATATTTCGGCTGTCGTGAATTTCCGGTTCAATTTGAATTGATTGAAGGGAAAGTCCCTGCGTCCTGTTATCGTGGTGAAACTGGAGGAGAGCGTGATCTCGGGTTCATGCTCTATGATATTGATTTTACCGACGATATGAAAGCGGTCTTTTTCCGCGCCAGTATGGTGGACGGGGTAATTGACATTCAGAAGTGCCTGTGTTACGGGGGCGTATCATGATCATCCAGTCCCTCTGTCGCCATTATGATATTCTGGAGGGGGATGAGAATGCCGACATTCCACGGTGGGGGTACAGCAGCGCGAAGGTTTCATTTGCCCTTGTCATTTCGCCCGATGGTGTTCTTTCGCATATTGTCGATCTCAGGAGCGATGACAAGAAACCGATACCCCAGAATATGGATGTTCCTATCCAGAAGGCTCGTTCTGGGATAAGTGCGCCGCCGTATTTTGTCTGCGATAATGCAAAGTATGTTTTCGGCGTTGAAAAGATGAAAAGAGGGGATTTTGAGAAGAAATTTCACCCTCATTTGCTCGTGGACGATCCTGCCGGGTATACGATCCTGGAGGAGAGCGACAAGGATGTTACTCTTATTCACCAACGTTCAAGGAAATGCTTTGAGGAGTTCAGGGCCCTTCAGCATGGCATATTGGACGGCCTGGATGATCCCGGCGTCCGTGGATTCCTTGCTTTTCTGGATGGGTGGAATCCGGAAGAGTTCCTGATAAATCCAACGACCGGACAGTATAAAGATGACCTTCTCGCCGGTGGCAACTGTGTATTTGAATGCAACGGGGATTTTCTCCATCGGAAAGGTGCGGTAAGAAACGCCTGGGAAACTTACTCTCAGAATGAGGCTGGCGATGCATTTGTTGCCCAGTGTCTGGTGACCGGAGAGGTGGAGCCGGTTTCTCGGGTCCATCAAAAAATAAAGGGTGTTGTCGGGGCTCAGTCGGCAGGGGCTTCTCTTGTCGGCTTCAACAACGATGCATTCCTCTCGTATGGGAAAAAACAAAGTTTTAATTCTCCCATCAGCGAATCGTCGATGTTCAAGTACACGACTGCCCTGAATCACCTTCTTGCAGGCCAGAGCAACAGGATTCGTATTGCCGATGCGACAGTGGTTTTCTGGGCCGAGACAGGTGAAAAATCCTGTGAAGATCTTGTGAGGTTCTTTTTTGATCCTCAGGAGGCAGAGAAGAATGAAGGTCATGAGGCCGAGGATTCTCGGATACAAGACACAGGGGCGATCAAGCAGATTGGAGATATTCTCACCAAAGTCCGCTCCGGCACAAAAATAAAT
This genomic interval from Methanofollis fontis contains the following:
- the cas3 gene encoding CRISPR-associated helicase Cas3'; its protein translation is MYHAHSTDDSDKNNWQFLKVHLENVANISSRFALDFNAERLGYVGGLLHDIGKYSPEFQRRLSGANIRVDHSTAGAKESGTFYGGFQGRILEYIITGHHGGLLNYGSAESGLLERLSKPDLPDYSAYKNEISIPDLKDIRPCLTPINKRMGFSISFYIRMLFSCLVDADFLDTEGFMSPDKSSLRGQYESFDTLSRKFDDHMDAMLSTAEDNPINRYRRQIYEQCKEKAELPPQMFSLTVPTGGGKTLSSMAFALAHLKKHNLNRIFYVIPYTSIIEQNADVFRKIFGNQNVLEHHSNYDPKNETSENTDLVADKLKLSSENWDIPIVVTTNVQFFESLFSNRVSRCRKLHNLSRSVIILDEAQMLPTGFLKPCLAALSELVVNYGSTVVICTATQPNLNGLLDERVRPVEIMHSPQELYKVFRRVHVTDLGDLDDADLSARLMAHNQVLCIVNTRKHAQKLFEQIAESGNCYHLSARMCPVHRRKQLKEIKELLRTGAECRVISTQLIEAGVDIDFPTVYRAMAGVDSVCQAGGRCNREGKMDFGEVFVFRSTEEYGRATHWQNRVAEIGRMIFDESDDPLSLPAVDRYFEKLYSYEDDGLDNKRILLSFEERLKSIAFPFEDVAGRFNLIEDNTRDVIIPYDENARSIIKDIERAGFPGRYVRSLQGYTVSIYLEEFRHLEKTNAISSIGDRFFVLRGGEDFYSENIGLLNRKYNLDENSLFII
- the cas5c gene encoding type I-C CRISPR-associated protein Cas5c, whose translation is MKIHYSLFKEVIAIGFGIKLKVWGDYACFTRPEMKVERVSYDVITPSAARGILEAIYWKPAISWKIDKIHVLNPIRFDNIRRNERPGKISTGKVKTAFKGGDAALYQDSTEDTVQRASLVLRDVCYAIEAHFEMTDRAGPEDTAEKHYNVALRRMRKGQCFHHPYFGCREFPVQFELIEGKVPASCYRGETGGERDLGFMLYDIDFTDDMKAVFFRASMVDGVIDIQKCLCYGGVS
- a CDS encoding methyltransferase domain-containing protein, which translates into the protein MPAIAHIRLSLGMVQIAMNMLREVDRGRKSPLSPAATEILYSAYFSRICMGDVAGMLGVSRSTATGHIDHLEREGYVRRARDPDDRRSYRILPTRKGEEWILAIEGRLFAYLEEGMGRLTPEEGQEFARLCAQFTGVHDEASFSSVLRDLKRSRERLHVPMTVEREGRLLRLEEVADRRYHKEQSDQVNQMFEQRIPETDDGIQDRTTVAVYEQMQKNLRDAGHLPVATLQETGIRSGTALEIGPGPGLLGLEWLKATNGTRLVGLEISPAMIAVAEQNAAGYGLSERARYREGTALAMPFEDDAFDAVFSNGSLHEWESPGRVFDEIHRVLRPGGRFCITDLRRDLSPEIYRQMYDSCEPPAIRPGFESSVRAAYTEEEILDLIERSPLKGSKVIAHPYGLVICGEKR
- the cas8c gene encoding type I-C CRISPR-associated protein Cas8c/Csd1; amino-acid sequence: MIIQSLCRHYDILEGDENADIPRWGYSSAKVSFALVISPDGVLSHIVDLRSDDKKPIPQNMDVPIQKARSGISAPPYFVCDNAKYVFGVEKMKRGDFEKKFHPHLLVDDPAGYTILEESDKDVTLIHQRSRKCFEEFRALQHGILDGLDDPGVRGFLAFLDGWNPEEFLINPTTGQYKDDLLAGGNCVFECNGDFLHRKGAVRNAWETYSQNEAGDAFVAQCLVTGEVEPVSRVHQKIKGVVGAQSAGASLVGFNNDAFLSYGKKQSFNSPISESSMFKYTTALNHLLAGQSNRIRIADATVVFWAETGEKSCEDLVRFFFDPQEAEKNEGHEAEDSRIQDTGAIKQIGDILTKVRSGTKINQEDVGTDPETNFYILGLSPNNARLAVRFWYVDTVRDLIAKVARHHLDMEIVRDDSGPRYVSIYRLLNETVPQSSDKKAVSPLLGGLIMRSILTGSTYPMPLYSAILSRVKVEGSINYVRAGIIKAYLLRLSRSGLTNLKEEVITMSLNEESSNVPYRLGRLFAVLEKVQSDTNREMKSTINSKYFSSASSTPAVVFPVLLKLAQHHIAKSDWGFKSSQSIEQILAGVDEFPAYLNLEDQGMFMLGYYHQRKAFYKKKEAVSSEEA